The Pelodiscus sinensis isolate JC-2024 chromosome 6, ASM4963464v1, whole genome shotgun sequence sequence TCTGTGCTTCCTGTACAAAGGTCAGAGGTCAAACATCCCAGGGTCTCTAACGATGTCGGGCAGAAAGGAGACGTTTAAAAGCGCGGGGGAAAACCATGGACACAGGTATGGAATTGTCAGAAGATGCGAAGTCACCAAAtggaaagtgaaaatgaaaacagGGAAATTTTAAGAGCTAGAAAATGATGAAAGGAAAAATATCCCAGCAAATAAAGTCGGGGACATGGAGGGCTTGCACAGATCGCAGGCATCTCTCAGGCCACACTTACTTTGGCTTAAGCTGTGTGAGACATTATCATGGCTACCAAGACTCAAGGACGCCTGTGCCTGTGGCAGCTTTGCCAATTACTGCTGTTCTCCGCTGGAGTCATGTCACTGGACTGTAACCTACTCCATCACCAGCAAAGCAAATTTAACCGGTACAGCCTACAACTGCTGCAAAAAACGGGCAGATCATTTCCTTTGGAGTGTCTGGGAGACCTGACAGCCTTCCAGTTTCCTGAGAAGGTGCTGAAGCACAAGTTTCCACAGCATGCCCAGATGGCTGCCCATGAAATTCTCCAGCAGCTCTTTGGCATCTTCAGTAGGAACCTGCTCCAAACTCGCTGGGAAAAGGGAGATGTGGAGCTGTTTCGGAATGGGCTCCATCTGCAGACCAAACACCTCGAGAAATGCCTATCTACTAAGGGAGGGCGCCCCATTCTGAGACTGAAGAGATACTTCCAGAGGATCAAAGATTTCCTCGAGAAGAAGAAATACAGCACCTGTGCCTGGGAGACTGTCCGACTGGAAGCGCAGAGATGTTTTCTATATATGGACAAGCTCACGGTCATGATGAAAAACTAGGTGACAAACATTTTACTGTATTTGAGAAGTTTGGGAGAAGCAAAGAACTGGGAGCA is a genomic window containing:
- the LOC102450014 gene encoding interferon kappa-like, which translates into the protein MATKTQGRLCLWQLCQLLLFSAGVMSLDCNLLHHQQSKFNRYSLQLLQKTGRSFPLECLGDLTAFQFPEKVLKHKFPQHAQMAAHEILQQLFGIFSRNLLQTRWEKGDVELFRNGLHLQTKHLEKCLSTKGGRPILRLKRYFQRIKDFLEKKKYSTCAWETVRLEAQRCFLYMDKLTVMMKN